A single Desulfovibrio gilichinskyi DNA region contains:
- a CDS encoding potassium transporter Kup: MTENNKSSRNIALSLGALGVVFGDIGTSPLYALKACFSGYHAIPLTQANVLGVLSLIIWSLFVVISLKYVTFVMAADNKGEGGIFALYELVRQSKGTKSASVMLISSLIGGALLYGDGVITPAISVLSAIEGLDVATTAAHDYIIYISCTILLVLFAFQRSGTDKIGRLFGPIMMVWFAVIGVFGALSMLDNPIVLEAFSPLYGVSFFAENGIAGTLVLGAVVLCVTGGEALFADMGHFGRKPITLAWYFVALPSLLLNYLGQGALLINNPMLIIHPFFSLFPKAIIFPIVGLATMAAIIASQAIISGAFSLTSQAVHLGFIPRIRILQTSELNPGQVYVSSINWIMAALSIFLVVSFKHSEELAGAYGIAITGTMVITTYLFWFYLRNIKKWNIVPAVLLISFFACFDLGFLIVNFTKIRGGGWFPILLAAIVAYIMYVWLWGREEIYGHIMDKGLRISDLEPEIEKYLLAKIPGEAVFLTASNYIPVAFLQHLRRNRVVHEKLVFLQVETQNQPYVDSGKRISVKKLKNNVSWVTVSYGFMEKPNVPVAVFQAWNQIAVSRDECNYYVGKVSIKFNPERTDNKFKRKLFILLSSISNNPVDYFKIPEDLVVTIGTGVKL, from the coding sequence ATGACTGAAAATAATAAATCTTCACGAAATATTGCGCTGTCGCTCGGAGCATTAGGGGTTGTTTTCGGTGATATCGGAACAAGTCCGCTTTACGCTTTAAAAGCATGTTTCAGCGGGTATCACGCCATTCCGTTAACTCAAGCTAATGTACTTGGGGTTCTATCGCTTATTATCTGGTCGCTTTTTGTGGTTATCAGCCTAAAATATGTAACTTTTGTAATGGCCGCAGATAATAAAGGCGAAGGCGGAATCTTTGCTCTGTATGAGCTTGTAAGACAAAGCAAAGGCACTAAATCAGCATCTGTTATGCTTATTTCATCTTTAATCGGCGGTGCATTGCTGTATGGTGACGGAGTTATCACCCCGGCAATTTCTGTCCTTTCAGCCATTGAGGGGCTTGATGTAGCAACCACTGCGGCTCACGATTATATAATTTATATCTCTTGTACCATCCTGCTCGTTCTATTTGCCTTTCAGCGTAGCGGAACTGATAAAATAGGACGTTTGTTCGGGCCGATAATGATGGTTTGGTTTGCGGTTATAGGTGTTTTCGGGGCTCTTTCAATGCTGGATAATCCAATTGTGTTAGAAGCTTTCAGCCCGTTATACGGGGTCAGTTTCTTTGCCGAGAACGGTATTGCCGGAACACTTGTTCTCGGAGCTGTTGTTTTATGCGTTACCGGAGGAGAAGCTCTCTTCGCTGATATGGGCCATTTTGGACGAAAACCCATCACTTTGGCATGGTACTTTGTGGCATTGCCTAGTCTATTGCTAAATTATTTAGGACAAGGCGCGCTTCTCATAAATAATCCAATGTTGATTATTCATCCCTTTTTCAGCTTATTTCCAAAAGCAATAATCTTTCCGATTGTCGGACTTGCCACAATGGCTGCGATTATTGCCTCGCAGGCTATTATTTCAGGTGCTTTTTCGCTGACATCTCAGGCGGTTCATCTGGGGTTCATACCGCGGATTCGTATTTTACAAACATCCGAGCTTAATCCGGGGCAGGTTTATGTTTCATCCATTAACTGGATTATGGCTGCGCTCAGTATTTTTTTAGTAGTTTCCTTCAAACATTCAGAAGAGCTTGCCGGAGCATACGGAATAGCAATTACCGGAACTATGGTTATTACAACCTACCTTTTCTGGTTCTACCTAAGGAATATTAAAAAGTGGAATATTGTCCCTGCGGTATTGCTGATCAGTTTTTTTGCATGTTTTGACTTAGGCTTTTTAATAGTCAACTTCACCAAAATTCGCGGCGGAGGCTGGTTTCCAATTCTGCTAGCTGCCATTGTTGCTTATATAATGTACGTTTGGCTGTGGGGCAGGGAAGAAATTTATGGTCATATAATGGATAAAGGACTGCGTATATCCGACCTTGAGCCCGAAATAGAAAAATATTTGCTCGCTAAAATTCCAGGTGAGGCTGTGTTTCTTACTGCTTCAAATTATATTCCGGTAGCTTTTTTACAGCACCTTAGAAGAAACAGGGTTGTTCATGAAAAATTAGTTTTTTTGCAGGTAGAGACTCAAAATCAGCCTTATGTTGATTCAGGAAAGCGAATTTCTGTAAAAAAACTTAAGAATAATGTCTCGTGGGTAACCGTTTCATATGGCTTTATGGAAAAACCGAATGTGCCGGTAGCTGTTTTTCAAGCGTGGAATCAGATAGCTGTCAGTCGGGATGAATGTAATTACTATGTCGGGAAGGTATCTATAAAATTTAATCCAGAGCGGACTGACAATAAATTTAAACGGAAACTGTTTATTCTTTTAAGCTCAATTTCAAATAACCCTGTAGATTATTTTAAAATACCTGAAGATCTGGTTGTTACAATCGGCACAGGAGTTAAGCTGTAA
- a CDS encoding phenylacetate--CoA ligase family protein: protein MIFDIDKETMPREELETLQLKRLKQLCERVYANVPFYTNKFKELGITPDDINSLSDLKKLPFTEKQDLRNHYPYGLFAVSRENIVRIHSSSGTTGKATVVGYTKRDIANWAGMMARSFAMAGLTPEDCIHNAYGYGLFTGGLGAHYGAEALGATILPVSGGGTRRQVMLLKDFGSTAICCTPSYALFLHETGKEMGIDFRELPLKVGIFGAEPWTEAMRREIEDKLSIKALDIYGLSEIMGPGVAMECAEAQDGLHIMEDHFLPEIINPETGEPAKPGEVGELVITTLTKEGIPLIRYRTRDLTRINYTPCRCGRTLARMQRVTGRSDDMLIIRGVNVFPSQIESILIETEGVSPHYLLEIHREGNLDILTVKVEIAGTSFSDAIKNLQSLERKIQRNIKEFLGVTACIKLVEPKSIERSVGKAKRILDLRNQNQ from the coding sequence ATGATCTTCGATATAGATAAAGAAACTATGCCTAGAGAAGAACTGGAAACACTTCAACTCAAACGTCTTAAACAGCTTTGCGAACGAGTTTATGCCAATGTCCCGTTTTACACAAATAAGTTTAAAGAACTTGGCATTACACCTGACGATATCAACTCACTTTCTGATCTTAAAAAATTACCGTTTACTGAAAAACAAGATCTTCGCAACCACTACCCTTACGGCCTCTTCGCAGTTTCCCGTGAAAATATTGTCAGAATTCATTCCTCTTCCGGTACAACAGGAAAGGCTACTGTCGTAGGTTATACCAAACGGGACATCGCGAACTGGGCCGGAATGATGGCCCGATCTTTTGCAATGGCCGGACTGACTCCCGAAGATTGCATTCATAATGCCTACGGATACGGTTTATTTACAGGTGGTCTCGGCGCGCATTACGGAGCAGAGGCTCTCGGTGCGACTATCCTTCCTGTTTCAGGCGGAGGAACAAGACGGCAGGTAATGCTTTTAAAAGATTTCGGATCAACGGCTATCTGCTGTACTCCATCGTATGCTCTTTTCCTGCATGAAACCGGAAAAGAAATGGGCATTGATTTCAGAGAATTACCACTAAAAGTAGGTATTTTCGGAGCCGAGCCGTGGACAGAGGCAATGCGCCGCGAAATTGAGGATAAACTAAGCATCAAGGCTCTTGATATTTACGGCTTATCCGAAATTATGGGACCGGGCGTTGCAATGGAATGTGCGGAAGCACAGGACGGCCTGCACATTATGGAAGATCATTTCCTGCCCGAAATAATCAATCCGGAAACAGGCGAACCTGCCAAGCCTGGTGAAGTAGGTGAATTAGTTATCACCACACTCACAAAAGAAGGTATTCCGCTTATCCGCTACCGCACCCGCGACCTGACGAGAATTAACTACACTCCTTGCCGCTGCGGAAGAACTCTTGCAAGAATGCAGCGTGTGACAGGCAGAAGCGATGACATGCTTATCATCCGCGGTGTCAACGTCTTCCCTTCACAGATCGAGTCCATTCTCATTGAAACCGAGGGAGTGTCTCCGCACTACCTGCTTGAAATTCATAGAGAAGGAAATCTTGACATTTTAACTGTTAAAGTTGAAATCGCAGGAACCTCTTTCTCTGATGCAATTAAAAATTTACAGTCCCTTGAAAGAAAGATACAAAGAAATATTAAAGAGTTCCTTGGCGTAACAGCTTGTATTAAACTGGTTGAACCAAAATCTATTGAACGTTCAGTCGGTAAAGCCAAAAGGATTCTCGACCTTCGCAACCAGAACCAATAA
- the dapB gene encoding 4-hydroxy-tetrahydrodipicolinate reductase, with protein MTDIVIIGAKGRMGASLVRLVQENDDLKLAAVMERSGCEKGLDTLGCVCGTSPEEVLVKVPGAVIIDFTAPAATLKLLETASITGNPVVIGTTGMTAEDLAKVGEYAKKIPIFLAPNMSVGVNVLLKILPELVRMLGPDYDLEMTEIHHNKKVDAPSGTALKLAECMAEARGLVYDEVKKHGRDGIVGARTKDEIGVMAVRGGDVVGDHTAYFFGPGERIEVTHRAHSRDTFAQGALRAAAWLATQKPGKVYNMADIF; from the coding sequence ATGACTGACATAGTAATTATCGGGGCAAAAGGACGGATGGGCGCATCCTTGGTGCGTCTTGTTCAGGAAAATGATGATCTTAAGCTTGCAGCTGTAATGGAACGTTCAGGATGTGAAAAAGGTCTTGATACTTTAGGATGTGTCTGCGGAACTTCGCCTGAAGAAGTTCTGGTTAAAGTTCCGGGCGCGGTTATTATCGACTTTACAGCACCTGCGGCAACTTTGAAATTGCTTGAGACTGCCTCCATTACCGGAAATCCGGTTGTTATCGGAACCACAGGTATGACAGCGGAAGATCTGGCTAAAGTCGGTGAATACGCAAAGAAAATTCCTATATTCCTTGCTCCTAATATGAGTGTCGGCGTGAATGTTCTGCTGAAAATACTGCCGGAACTTGTGCGCATGCTGGGACCGGATTATGATCTTGAAATGACTGAAATTCATCATAATAAAAAGGTTGATGCCCCAAGCGGAACAGCTCTTAAACTGGCTGAATGCATGGCAGAAGCCAGAGGTCTTGTTTATGATGAAGTTAAAAAGCATGGCCGTGACGGTATTGTCGGCGCGAGAACTAAAGATGAAATCGGTGTAATGGCTGTTCGCGGCGGAGATGTTGTAGGCGATCATACTGCTTATTTCTTCGGCCCCGGGGAACGCATTGAAGTGACTCACCGTGCGCACTCCCGTGATACTTTTGCTCAGGGAGCATTGAGAGCTGCTGCGTGGCTTGCTACTCAGAAACCCGGCAAAGTTTACAATATGGCTGATATTTTTTAA
- the rsfS gene encoding ribosome silencing factor, with protein sequence MKTKSKKFKEIETKEKLQLIAEWLDEKQAIDVVAIDVTGICPISEIVMVVSAKGVRHAQSLADNILEKLAIENIEYLGMEGYQTGDWILLDLNDIIIHIFQEDNRAFYNVEGLWSEGKRVELDTNR encoded by the coding sequence ATGAAAACTAAAAGTAAAAAATTCAAAGAGATTGAGACCAAGGAAAAACTTCAGCTTATTGCAGAATGGCTGGATGAGAAACAGGCAATCGACGTTGTTGCTATTGATGTAACAGGAATTTGCCCGATTTCAGAAATCGTGATGGTTGTCAGTGCGAAAGGTGTTCGCCATGCTCAGTCTCTGGCAGACAACATCCTTGAGAAACTTGCGATTGAGAATATTGAATATCTCGGAATGGAAGGTTATCAGACCGGAGATTGGATTCTTCTGGATTTAAACGATATTATCATCCACATTTTTCAGGAAGATAATCGCGCTTTTTATAACGTTGAAGGGTTGTGGTCTGAAGGAAAAAGAGTCGAGTTGGATACTAACCGGTAG
- a CDS encoding ACT domain-containing protein has protein sequence MKCDQLSIFLENRAGRLAEVTRLLSEAKVNIRALSLADTSDFGILRLIVSDFEKAQATLKDAGFTVGKTTVVAVVVDDKPGGLHGLLEMLRNASINVEYMYAFVQQSGDNAVIIFRFDRTDQAIELLKEHKISMIPSEKLSQL, from the coding sequence ATGAAATGTGATCAGCTATCTATATTCCTTGAAAACCGTGCAGGAAGACTTGCGGAAGTAACCCGCCTTCTTAGTGAAGCCAAAGTCAATATCCGTGCTCTTTCTCTTGCAGACACTTCAGACTTCGGCATCTTAAGACTGATTGTTTCCGACTTTGAAAAAGCTCAGGCAACTCTGAAAGATGCAGGATTTACCGTTGGTAAAACTACCGTTGTAGCCGTAGTTGTCGACGATAAGCCGGGCGGACTTCACGGTTTGCTGGAAATGCTTAGAAATGCAAGTATCAACGTTGAATATATGTATGCATTTGTTCAGCAAAGCGGTGATAACGCTGTAATTATTTTCCGTTTTGACCGCACTGATCAGGCAATTGAATTACTGAAAGAGCACAAAATCAGCATGATCCCAAGCGAGAAACTTTCACAGCTATAG
- a CDS encoding Hpt domain-containing protein: MTYLPTMMTNEIINKDWLESMASTKKEFLKKLFTVFLRDEPARVVKIREALQGGKMDDLKYLAHSLKGAAATMGADKVRDACLHLEHSALDGDTEQAYKDMLVIEDEMKSVYDFMAEFIQ, translated from the coding sequence TTGACTTATCTTCCCACGATGATGACTAATGAAATAATCAACAAAGATTGGCTTGAATCCATGGCTTCGACTAAAAAAGAGTTTCTCAAAAAACTTTTTACAGTATTCCTGCGTGACGAACCCGCCAGAGTAGTAAAAATCAGAGAAGCCCTGCAAGGCGGCAAAATGGATGACCTTAAATATCTGGCTCACTCCTTGAAAGGAGCGGCGGCAACGATGGGAGCCGACAAAGTCAGAGATGCCTGCCTTCACCTTGAACATAGTGCTCTGGATGGCGATACCGAACAAGCATACAAAGACATGCTCGTCATAGAAGATGAAATGAAATCAGTTTATGATTTTATGGCTGAATTTATCCAGTAA
- a CDS encoding BRCT domain-containing protein, giving the protein MKKTDEKKIEELVKRLEKHNEDYRRGMPTISDARYDELTEELRDLAPEHPYLTKVEPENFSNKVEIRHPKPMLSTEKAYTVEELERFVQRVEKEAKSLGIQKVEYRVTPKLDGLAARDDGNIFATRGNGEVGYEISSAFAKGVIAVGGRGQGVGEIVCSQDYFDEHLSDIFEHPRNMVVGIITSDNVNEASKQALQDEAIRFVPYSTLPKKVVDGKELVRDVWKITDELWEQAGYPLDGMVAEVTDVRLQEALGSTAHHYRWQIAIKKKGESAVTTVNDIRWQVGRMGAVTPVMEVEPVSVSGATISNVTAHNAGMLRDHSIGKGAVIRIIRSGEVIPKLEEVIKPAASVELPANCPSCNAELFWQNDFLKCPDFNCPARAEQRLEYWFKTLGNADWFGKKTIARLVTAGRNSLESVYTMGEEDFIKLGFGPVQSANLAEAIYISRTKETDDWRFLAAFGIPDLGKADSRKLLGHFKLEDILSVKQADLAEIHGFGAITSYSVTVGIEAIKETILHMLEFNFNLRRTPLESDTKSVESPVTGKGIVFTGKMVQGSREDMQAMARRLGANVQTSVTGKTDFLVCGSSVGDKKMEAARAKGVEIMTESEFMDIVSKS; this is encoded by the coding sequence GTGAAAAAAACAGACGAAAAAAAGATTGAAGAGCTTGTAAAAAGACTCGAAAAGCATAACGAAGATTATCGCCGCGGCATGCCTACTATCAGCGATGCCAGATATGATGAATTAACTGAGGAATTACGTGACCTTGCTCCTGAGCATCCCTACCTTACGAAAGTTGAGCCTGAAAATTTCAGCAATAAGGTTGAAATAAGGCATCCTAAACCGATGCTTTCAACCGAAAAAGCTTATACTGTTGAAGAGCTTGAAAGGTTTGTTCAGAGAGTGGAGAAAGAAGCTAAATCGCTTGGTATTCAAAAAGTTGAATATAGAGTAACTCCCAAACTTGATGGCCTTGCTGCCCGTGACGACGGAAATATTTTTGCTACACGCGGCAACGGCGAAGTCGGATACGAAATTTCGAGTGCATTTGCTAAAGGCGTAATTGCTGTAGGCGGGCGCGGGCAGGGCGTTGGCGAAATTGTGTGCAGTCAGGATTATTTTGACGAACACCTTTCCGATATTTTTGAGCATCCACGTAATATGGTTGTCGGTATTATTACTTCTGATAATGTAAATGAAGCTTCAAAACAGGCTTTGCAGGACGAAGCTATCCGCTTTGTTCCTTACAGCACGCTTCCTAAAAAAGTTGTGGATGGTAAAGAACTTGTCCGCGATGTCTGGAAGATTACAGATGAGTTATGGGAACAGGCCGGTTATCCGCTTGACGGAATGGTTGCCGAAGTTACAGATGTGCGATTGCAGGAAGCGCTTGGATCAACTGCGCATCACTACAGGTGGCAGATTGCTATTAAAAAGAAGGGTGAATCCGCTGTAACCACTGTTAACGATATTCGCTGGCAGGTTGGTCGTATGGGAGCTGTTACACCTGTTATGGAAGTGGAGCCTGTTTCGGTTTCAGGCGCGACAATCAGCAACGTTACCGCTCATAATGCGGGAATGCTTCGGGATCACTCCATAGGCAAAGGCGCAGTGATACGGATTATTCGCAGCGGTGAAGTTATTCCGAAGCTTGAAGAAGTTATCAAACCTGCTGCGTCAGTGGAACTTCCCGCAAATTGCCCTTCGTGTAATGCTGAGCTTTTCTGGCAGAATGATTTTTTGAAATGTCCTGATTTTAATTGTCCTGCCAGAGCAGAACAGCGTCTTGAATATTGGTTTAAAACGCTGGGAAATGCTGATTGGTTTGGAAAAAAGACTATTGCCCGACTTGTAACAGCAGGGCGTAATTCCCTTGAGTCTGTTTACACAATGGGTGAAGAAGATTTCATTAAACTTGGTTTCGGTCCGGTTCAATCCGCCAATCTGGCAGAGGCAATTTATATCAGCCGTACTAAAGAAACTGATGATTGGAGATTTCTGGCCGCATTTGGTATACCTGATCTTGGTAAAGCAGACAGTCGTAAGTTGCTTGGCCATTTTAAGCTTGAAGATATTCTTTCTGTAAAACAAGCTGACCTTGCAGAAATTCATGGTTTCGGAGCCATTACCAGCTATTCTGTTACTGTCGGGATTGAGGCTATTAAAGAAACCATTCTGCATATGCTTGAATTCAATTTCAATTTACGCCGTACCCCGCTTGAAAGTGATACTAAGAGCGTTGAAAGTCCTGTAACTGGTAAAGGGATAGTATTTACAGGCAAAATGGTTCAGGGTTCACGCGAGGATATGCAGGCCATGGCTCGCAGGCTTGGAGCCAATGTTCAGACTTCTGTTACCGGAAAGACTGATTTTCTTGTTTGCGGAAGCAGCGTCGGTGATAAAAAGATGGAAGCAGCCAGAGCTAAAGGCGTTGAAATTATGACCGAAAGTGAATTTATGGATATAGTCAGCAAAAGCTGA
- the gpmI gene encoding 2,3-bisphosphoglycerate-independent phosphoglycerate mutase produces MLKQSGSPTVLLILDGWGIAPKSKGNAVQLANTPILDGLFKSCPNTHLKCSGRAVGLPDGFMGNSEVGHTNIGAGRVVYQDMTRIDIDIEQDTFAKNDAICDLIDNVKASGGCLHFMGLLSDGGVHSHINHLFALLKVAKDAGVREVFIHAFMDGRDTSPTKGKKYMQQLVDKMAEIGIGKVATISGRYYSMDRDKHYERNELSYRALVLGEGVEASDPVKAVEDAYAAGETDEFIKPRVLTENDGLLRDEDGVFFFNFRADRARQMCRILCDEDFSEFERPIVPAFCDFVTMTRYESDFDFPTAFPPQNIINPIGEVISNAGLKQLRIAETEKYAHVTYFMNGGREEPFPNEDRLLVPSPREVATYDQKPQMSAEEVTDKLVKALPDYSLCICNLANLDMVGHSGIIPAAISACETVDACVGRIVAAVEKLGGQIFLTADHGNAEEMIDANGGPQTAHSLNEVPLVFIGDVFKGRTPVTGALCDIAPSILNVMGISVPKEMTGKNLIES; encoded by the coding sequence ATGTTAAAGCAATCCGGTTCTCCCACGGTTCTCCTTATTCTGGATGGATGGGGAATTGCTCCGAAAAGTAAAGGTAATGCTGTGCAGCTTGCCAATACTCCGATTTTGGACGGTCTTTTTAAGAGTTGTCCTAATACTCACCTTAAGTGTTCCGGTAGGGCTGTCGGTTTACCTGACGGTTTTATGGGAAACTCCGAGGTCGGGCATACCAATATCGGAGCAGGGCGTGTTGTTTATCAGGACATGACTAGAATTGATATTGATATCGAACAAGATACATTCGCAAAGAATGATGCCATATGTGATTTAATTGATAATGTGAAAGCTTCCGGCGGCTGTCTCCATTTTATGGGGCTGCTTTCAGACGGCGGAGTGCATTCACACATCAATCATCTTTTTGCACTGCTTAAAGTTGCTAAGGATGCCGGAGTGCGGGAAGTATTTATTCATGCTTTTATGGATGGACGTGATACTTCGCCTACCAAAGGCAAAAAATACATGCAGCAGCTTGTAGACAAAATGGCTGAAATCGGAATCGGAAAAGTTGCGACCATTTCCGGCAGATATTATTCAATGGACCGCGATAAGCATTATGAGCGCAATGAGCTGTCTTACCGCGCGTTAGTGCTCGGTGAAGGTGTTGAAGCTTCTGATCCGGTGAAAGCTGTTGAAGATGCATACGCAGCAGGTGAAACAGATGAATTCATCAAACCGCGTGTACTGACAGAAAACGATGGACTTTTGCGCGATGAAGACGGAGTTTTCTTTTTCAATTTCAGGGCGGATCGCGCTCGTCAGATGTGCAGAATTTTATGTGACGAAGATTTTTCGGAATTTGAACGTCCTATTGTTCCTGCATTCTGTGATTTCGTGACCATGACCCGTTACGAAAGTGACTTTGATTTTCCGACAGCTTTTCCTCCGCAGAATATAATTAATCCTATCGGAGAAGTTATTTCCAATGCCGGACTTAAGCAGCTTAGAATCGCAGAAACTGAAAAATATGCGCATGTTACATATTTTATGAATGGCGGACGGGAAGAGCCTTTTCCTAACGAGGATAGACTTCTTGTTCCATCCCCACGTGAAGTGGCCACTTACGACCAAAAACCGCAGATGAGTGCCGAAGAAGTAACTGATAAACTGGTGAAAGCTTTACCGGATTATTCTTTATGTATCTGCAACCTCGCGAATTTGGACATGGTCGGTCATTCCGGAATAATTCCGGCGGCGATATCAGCCTGTGAGACTGTTGATGCGTGCGTTGGTAGAATTGTTGCTGCGGTTGAAAAACTCGGCGGACAGATATTCCTGACTGCGGACCATGGTAATGCGGAAGAGATGATTGACGCAAACGGCGGACCGCAAACAGCTCACAGTTTGAATGAAGTTCCATTAGTCTTCATCGGTGACGTATTTAAAGGCAGAACTCCTGTTACGGGAGCTTTGTGTGATATTGCTCCGTCTATTTTGAATGTAATGGGCATTTCTGTTCCAAAGGAAATGACCGGAAAAAATCTTATTGAGAGTTAA
- a CDS encoding carboxyl transferase domain-containing protein: MDIEKKLDGLLKRVQYARDILGDTEDRRLTAFAQKLDTFLDRNINLTQAELWDKLNTVGESLAVLEKDIDNTLTPMDKVRIVRHSERICLKDILENVYDNYTVVGGKDDMSIDPGMVIARAYLSRRIGKKVHNQPVMVVGQEKGHGQEFRNGGCIKPWGNANALRYMKVAARENIPIHTYVFTPGSYPIEDYPGAAQQIAENIYEMCGLEVPVISVISEGGSGGAEAIAMADKRLMLSHGYYSVISPEGAAAIEGRLRGGQRAPAELINSCAKHQCITANDNLRFGYIDSIIHEPPLGSRPEHFDFYKIVRAEVIRATDEVVLSVKGLSPFRGAAIKSRNKKELTDESVFVRWSINSNEKERLLWKRYKKYRRMAQDAYEDKRTLVEKINSAKVDAMAAAYSTIRYDLIKKYQSKLQRFVEETKDELHVITNKIDQLKQRVIGKAGFSTKQNSEVEFALTKLSAQKDDDIPPADYRHFVSPRASEDREITCPNAEKNGCLEIWSRDLFDEFGGVCPTCGHHFPMEYRWYLANVFDWGTVREFNKSICAANPTNFPNYQERLDAAKEKTGLQSGCITFEGHIKHTKVTCATLVAPFRGGSVGAAEGEKFIRALELAGKKRYPFLAYVHGTAGIRIQEGTNGLIQMPRCTLAVRRYIESGGLYIVLYDTNSYAGPVASFLGCSPYQYAVRSSRLGFAGPGVIKETTGLDIPPDYHSAYNALSRGHIQDIWDRRDIRRNLHQAFLTVGGRNLYYR; encoded by the coding sequence ATGGATATAGAAAAAAAACTGGATGGATTACTCAAGCGGGTTCAGTATGCGCGCGACATTCTCGGTGATACCGAGGACCGACGCCTTACAGCCTTTGCCCAGAAACTTGACACCTTCCTAGACCGGAATATCAATCTTACTCAGGCAGAACTGTGGGATAAACTTAACACTGTAGGTGAAAGCCTCGCTGTTTTGGAAAAGGATATTGATAATACCCTGACACCCATGGACAAGGTCCGCATCGTTCGTCATTCTGAAAGAATCTGTCTCAAAGACATTCTTGAAAATGTTTATGACAACTACACTGTTGTCGGCGGCAAGGATGACATGAGCATCGATCCGGGTATGGTAATTGCGCGCGCCTATCTCTCCAGAAGAATAGGCAAAAAAGTGCATAACCAGCCTGTTATGGTCGTAGGACAGGAAAAAGGTCACGGGCAGGAATTCCGTAATGGCGGCTGTATCAAACCTTGGGGAAATGCCAATGCTCTGCGCTATATGAAAGTTGCAGCACGCGAAAATATCCCAATCCATACCTATGTATTCACCCCGGGTTCCTATCCGATTGAAGACTATCCGGGAGCAGCCCAGCAGATCGCCGAAAACATTTACGAAATGTGCGGACTTGAAGTTCCTGTAATCTCCGTTATTTCAGAAGGCGGATCAGGCGGAGCGGAAGCCATTGCTATGGCGGATAAACGCCTCATGCTTTCACACGGTTACTATTCAGTCATATCCCCCGAAGGTGCTGCTGCAATCGAAGGAAGACTTCGCGGCGGACAGCGCGCTCCGGCTGAACTGATCAACTCATGTGCTAAGCATCAGTGCATTACTGCTAACGACAATCTCAGATTCGGTTATATCGACAGCATTATTCATGAGCCTCCATTAGGTTCACGCCCTGAGCATTTTGACTTTTATAAAATAGTAAGAGCTGAAGTTATCAGAGCAACTGATGAAGTTGTTTTGAGCGTGAAAGGCCTTAGTCCGTTTCGTGGCGCAGCCATCAAAAGTCGTAATAAAAAAGAACTGACTGATGAGTCTGTATTTGTACGCTGGTCTATCAATTCCAATGAAAAAGAACGCTTACTCTGGAAGAGATATAAAAAATACCGTCGTATGGCTCAAGATGCCTACGAAGATAAGAGAACTCTGGTAGAAAAAATTAATTCTGCGAAAGTGGATGCTATGGCTGCGGCTTATTCTACTATCCGCTATGATTTAATAAAAAAATACCAATCTAAACTCCAAAGATTTGTTGAAGAAACTAAAGACGAACTTCATGTCATAACTAATAAAATTGACCAATTGAAACAACGCGTTATAGGCAAAGCCGGATTTTCTACCAAGCAGAATTCCGAAGTAGAATTTGCTTTGACTAAACTTTCCGCACAGAAAGATGACGATATTCCACCAGCTGATTACAGACATTTCGTCAGCCCCAGAGCTTCAGAAGACAGAGAAATAACCTGCCCTAACGCTGAAAAGAACGGCTGTCTCGAAATATGGTCTCGTGATCTGTTTGACGAATTCGGCGGCGTATGTCCTACATGCGGTCATCACTTCCCCATGGAATACCGTTGGTATCTTGCCAATGTATTTGACTGGGGAACGGTGCGCGAATTTAATAAATCAATTTGCGCAGCCAACCCTACAAACTTTCCTAATTATCAGGAAAGATTGGACGCAGCGAAGGAAAAAACCGGTCTACAAAGCGGTTGCATAACTTTTGAAGGCCATATTAAACACACCAAAGTCACGTGTGCTACACTTGTCGCCCCTTTCAGAGGCGGATCAGTGGGAGCTGCTGAAGGTGAAAAGTTTATTCGCGCGCTCGAGCTTGCCGGCAAAAAGAGATATCCGTTTCTGGCATATGTTCACGGAACTGCCGGAATCAGAATTCAGGAAGGAACAAACGGGCTGATCCAAATGCCGCGCTGTACGCTTGCTGTACGCCGCTACATTGAATCAGGCGGACTCTACATCGTTTTATACGATACAAACTCCTACGCCGGACCTGTAGCAAGTTTCCTTGGCTGTTCTCCTTACCAGTATGCTGTCCGGTCATCACGTCTCGGGTTCGCCGGCCCCGGAGTTATCAAAGAAACTACCGGACTCGACATTCCGCCTGACTACCATTCCGCTTACAACGCCCTTTCACGCGGTCATATTCAGGACATCTGGGACCGCAGAGATATCCGCAGAAATCTGCATCAGGCATTTCTGACAGTTGGCGGAAGAAACCTGTATTACAGATAA